From Fretibacterium sp. OH1220_COT-178:
TTGCCCCAAAGTTGTCCCGTTGCGCTGAAGTAGTCCGGCGGCACCCCCGCCACGGAGGTGGGGGCGAGCGTCTCGTCCAGCTCGAAAAGATGGGGGTGCAGCCACACATCGGCGCAGTCCCGGGTGACGTAGACGGGGACGTCCCCGACCAGTTCGATGTTCAGGTCCGCAAGGCGGGAACGGAGCTCGGCCATCTGGGAGGCGAAGAGGTATTGGACGAAGCGGTGGAATTCGATCTCGTCGCCCATTTCGACCCAGGCACGATGAAGTGCCTCGTGGTGCCGAAACTTCAGATCTTCGGGCCATTCGTACCAAGGCTGACCGCCCCGGCATCCCTTGAGGGCGGCGAAGAAGCTGTAGCCCTCCAGCCAGTGGCGATTGTCCGAAAAGAAACTTTCGTACTCCGACCGGGTCCCCGCGCGCTTGAAATTCGCCCACGCCTTGCGCAGCAGGGTATCCTTGAAATCGCGCACGCGGTCGTAGTCCACTCGGGCGGCCTCGAAAACGGGGGCCTCGCCCAGATCCTCCCTGCTGAGCAGGCCCGATGACGCCAGTGCATCCGGGCTGATGAGCAAGGGGTTCCCCGCAAAGGCGGAGGTGGGGCTGTAGGGTGAGTTCCCGCAGCCTCCGTCAATGGCGGTCAGGGGGAGAACCTGCCAGACCGCCTGCCCCGCGTCCCTGAGAAATTCGGCAAAAGCGAAGGCCTCGGGGCCCAGATCCCCTATCCCGTACCGCGAGGGCAGGGAGGTGACGGGGAGCAGTATGCCGCTCTT
This genomic window contains:
- the malQ gene encoding 4-alpha-glucanotransferase; amino-acid sequence: MRRKSGILLPVTSLPSRYGIGDLGPEAFAFAEFLRDAGQAVWQVLPLTAIDGGCGNSPYSPTSAFAGNPLLISPDALASSGLLSREDLGEAPVFEAARVDYDRVRDFKDTLLRKAWANFKRAGTRSEYESFFSDNRHWLEGYSFFAALKGCRGGQPWYEWPEDLKFRHHEALHRAWVEMGDEIEFHRFVQYLFASQMAELRSRLADLNIELVGDVPVYVTRDCADVWLHPHLFELDETLAPTSVAGVPPDYFSATGQLWGNPLYNWDAMLESDFRWWMERLRHLLTLFDRVRIDHFRGLVGYWSLPADAKTAEIGCWRSVPYERFFAELKRNFPTLPFLAENLGVLTPDIEALRRDMGLPGMLVLHFAFGDPAGNPYAPHNHTPVNVVYTGTHDNNTSLGWFEEDASSRELANLSLYLGHEANRQTVARDMVRMAMASVAETAVVPMQDHLELNSSGRINVPSTPTGNWTWRLTPAQADERLAARIRTLTDLYGRA